The Candidatus Zixiibacteriota bacterium genome includes the window TCGGCGGAGCCTTCCTACGAGCGCAGGGTCGGGATGCGCGAGATCGCGTTGAGGGTTCCGGACGTCGGAGCGGAGCTGGAAAGGCTTCGCCGGGCCGGGGCCGAGGTTCTCTCCGAGCCGGTTTACACCGAAGCGCCCGGCCTGCCTCCCGACTCGCCGGTCAGGCGGCGAACGCGCGGGGCGATCAAGGGACCCGACGGCGTGATCGTCGGACTGTATCGGTGGGGATGAAAAGGATTCGCTGGAGGAACCATGAAAATCACCGTCGATCGGGAACGATGCCGCGGGCACAACAACTGTGTCTCGATCGCGCCGAACGTCTTCGACCTCGACGAGACCTTCAAGGCGATCGTCATCGACCCGAAAGGCGACACCGAGGATACGATTCTCAAAGCGGCCAGGATGTGCCCCAAGCTCGCCATCCTGCTTGACGACGAGAAAACCGGCGCGCGCCTTTTCCCCGGACCCGGCGACAGGACGCGGGACCAGCTGGACATCTCCAAGTGAGCCCTGCGGCCCCGGCGATCATCGTCCACGGCGGAGCGGGTCCCGTCAGGGACGGGAGCCTGGAGCGGCGGCTCGAAGGTTGCGACGCCGCGGCGCGCGCCGGGTGGCGGCTGCTGGAGCGGGGCGCAAGCGCGCTGGACGTCGTGGAGGCGGCGGTCGCTGCGCTCGAGGACAACCCGCTGTTCAACGCGGGCACCGGCTCGACGCTCAACAGCCGGGGCGAGATCGAGATGGATGCCGCGATCATGGAGGGGGTCTCGCTCCGGGCGGGCGCGGTCGCGGCGGTCCAGCGCATCAAGAATCCGGTGAAGCTCGCGCGCCGCGTGCTGGAGGACGGCCGCCACGTTCTTCTGGCGGGCGCCGGGGCGCTGGAATTCGCCCGCGCCGCGGGAATTCCGCAATGTCCGCCCGAGGAGCTCGTGGTCGAATCCGAACAGCGGCGCTGGCGCGACAAGCACGGCACGGTCGGCGCGGTGGCGCTCGACCGTGGCGGGGCGGTTGCGGCCGCGACCTCGACCGGCGGGATCTTCGACAAGCTGCCTGGTCGGGTGGGGGATTCCTCGCTCCCGGGCTGCGGCGTCTATGCCGACGAGGACGGCGGGGTTTCGTGCACGGGCCACGGGGAGTCGATCATCCGCGTCGTGCTGGCAAAGAGCGCCCTGGACTTCGTTCGCGCGGGCTGCGATCCGGAAGAAGCGGCTCGGCGGGCCGTGGAGCTGCTCGCCTCCCGGACGGGCGGGACCGGCGGGGTCATCATCCTCGACCGCCGCGGCCGGATCGGCTACGCGCGCAATACGCCGCACATGCCGGTCTGCTATTCCACCGGCGCCGGCGGATTCAAGGTGGATTTCTGACGGGGGCGCCGCCGGCACGATGGTTACGGGCACGATCAGGGCGCCGGACCGAAGGGCAGGAGAAGGCCTCCTCTCTTAAGGGGGAGGAGCCCACCGTCCCGACTTCTCGCTCCTCGGGAAAAGCCACCACGGAGATGCCGTCGCGATGCGCTGGTTGGCGCGCTTGAAGCTTTTCCGCGCGCCCGATCGATCGGACTGGCGACGGCAATGTGCTTTCCCGCGCACATGGCAAAAAGCACCTACAAGAGCTCTTTTTGGCTGGCGAAGGTGGACT containing:
- a CDS encoding isoaspartyl peptidase/L-asparaginase family protein — encoded protein: MSPAAPAIIVHGGAGPVRDGSLERRLEGCDAAARAGWRLLERGASALDVVEAAVAALEDNPLFNAGTGSTLNSRGEIEMDAAIMEGVSLRAGAVAAVQRIKNPVKLARRVLEDGRHVLLAGAGALEFARAAGIPQCPPEELVVESEQRRWRDKHGTVGAVALDRGGAVAAATSTGGIFDKLPGRVGDSSLPGCGVYADEDGGVSCTGHGESIIRVVLAKSALDFVRAGCDPEEAARRAVELLASRTGGTGGVIILDRRGRIGYARNTPHMPVCYSTGAGGFKVDF
- a CDS encoding ferredoxin → MKITVDRERCRGHNNCVSIAPNVFDLDETFKAIVIDPKGDTEDTILKAARMCPKLAILLDDEKTGARLFPGPGDRTRDQLDISK
- a CDS encoding VOC family protein, with the translated sequence MSIEAIDHVGVVVSDMDRSVRFYTELLGFSLLARYRPESPYQKEIAYLKFPGASDAKLELYSLKQPSAEPSYERRVGMREIALRVPDVGAELERLRRAGAEVLSEPVYTEAPGLPPDSPVRRRTRGAIKGPDGVIVGLYRWG